TGTGTCATTATAAATGTTTGAGAAGTATGAAAAAGCTTGAATTCGGCTATTAAAAGTATCAGCAACATATACATTATTGATAGAATTTAATACAATATTATATGGTACGTCCAATTGTCCATTTCCATTACCAGGTAATCCAAATTTTGTGATAAAATTGCCATTACAATCAAATATTTGTACACGATTCAAAGAATCGGTAATAAAATTTGAATCATTTTCATCGATTTCTATACAATACATATTTTGTAATTGGCCATCTCCACTTCCAGTAGTACCCCATTTTTTCATAAAAATCCCATTACTATCGAATACCTGAACTCGATTCAATGAATCAATAACAGAAACATAATCGCTATTATTAATTGCTATATCACATGGTGCCTGAAATTTCCCATCAGTAATACCAAAGCTTCCCCATTTCGTAACAAAATTACCATTAGAATCAAAAACCTGTACACGATTATAGAAAATATCTGTTACAAATACAAATCCGCTTGAGTTTATCGCAATCCCATAAGGTGACTCGAACTGGCCATCACCGCTTCCTCTGCTCCCCCAGTTTGTAATGAAGTTACCATTACTATCAAATACTTGAACTCTATAGTTTTTTGAATCTACGACATATACAAACCCGCTGGCATTTATGGCAATGCCTAAAGGATACATGAACTGACCATTATTACTGCCACACCCGCCCCACTTTGTCACAAAAACTCCATCTGGAGCAAATACCTGCACCCTATGGTTCTCTGTCTCGGCCACATTATTGCTGTACTCGGTCACATATACATATCCGCTATCGTTAATCGCAATCCCGTAGGGACGGGCAAACTGGCCATCTGAGCTGCCATAGCAGCCCCATTTGAACATGTATTCATAGCCGTCTATCGAGGCGTTTACCCGTACAGTGTAATTACCCTCGGGAACCAGTGTGTTTGAATCATCCCTTCCATCCCACATGACACTAAAAAAGCCGCTTCCCTGGACTCCCTGCCCCATATTTCTGACGACATTATAAAAGGGGCCGAGAATTTCCAGCATGACAGGATGTTCATAAGCTAGATCAAGCGTATAATCGATAGTAGTGCCTGCACCGGATGAGTTAAAGGCTGAAGGCACTGCATGTACGTCTTCTACGCCAGGAGATGCAGCCAGTGATGATTGAACTGCACTGAGAATTAATATGAGTAGTAGATACCAGCAAAGGATACGCCTCATATGTCTATTCTCTCCTGAAGCAAGCATTAAAAGGATGAATTAATTCACGATAAATAAAGGCTGGAAAATAATCCCCATACATCAATATAATCACCTTAAAACTTGATTTCAAACATGTGCAATAATAGATGAAAGTTTGAATATTTATACTTAATATCACAAAAATGTAAATAATTAATTAAAAGTATGTCATGGCAATATGCTTACATACCAGGGTTGCCGCGGAAAGTTCACAGCTTACCGTATAGCATGGATCACTTTTTTCTGAACAGGAACATGTAAGCGGTACAGGCAAGTACGACCATGCGGACCCCTAACAGATCATATAAATATCAATTTCCTGTGATGACGCTGACGTCGAAGTCCCTGCCGGGGAAGGGAGGGCGATGATAATAGACTGGGCATTTTGGAAGGTGACGATGTCGGGGTCAAAGCCTGACCGGGGGTAACAGTAGGCGTTATTGTTCGAGAACGTAACCATAAAAGAAAGCTGATGTGACAGCATGATAGTTCAATATTTCACCGGGATACGAAAGACACCTGCCATTGATATTAATGCCCAATATAATTGCTGTTTAGCATTCGATGGACCGGTCATGATGCCCTTGATCCGGGACAGCAAAGAGAGCTCAAATAAAAAGAAGTAATATTTGTCCAAAATTCACTTACCGCACTTGAGCCCCACTGATTCCGCGATGTTTTTCGCAGCCTCTTCCTTGCTCATGTTCGCGGCCTTTGCCGCTTTCTCGAGTTCGTCGATAGTGATGTGGGCGGGGTTCCCGTGCTTATCGTGAGGTTTATTACATCCGCAGCTTATACACATGTTTTTAACACCGTTCAAATCAAAAGATATGCGGGTTAATAAAATATTGTAATGATTTTATCATCATAACGGAGCGAGCATTTATCGGCCTTCACCGCATGAACTTTTATAATTTAAAGACAAAATAGTACCTGGAAGTAATCTCATGGTGATCGAGGATATTACTGCTATAGCCTGGTCTCTCCTGAACAATATCTGGATACTGCTTATTATCGTCCTTTTTGTCATACCCATAATTCAGAGAAATCTTACGAACGCGGCGAGAAGAAGAATGCTATCGAAAATATCGCGTGAAAGAGGCTCGAGAGTGATAACCCTCATACACAGGCAGGAAGTGATCGCGCTCCTGGGAATACCGCTTACACGGTATATTGACATCGATGACAGCGAGGAAGTTTTGAGAGCTATCCGTACCACACCTGACGACAGGCCGATCGACCTTATCCTTCATACTCCCGGAGGCGTTGCCCTCGCAGCTACTCAGATCGCTCTCGCACTAAGGGAACACCCTGCGAAAAAGACTGTCATAGTACCCCATTTCGCCATGAGCGGCGGAACACTGATATCCATGGCGGCCGATGAGATATTAATGGACCCGCATGCTGTGCTCGGACCAGTCGATCCCCAGATAACTGATAAGAACGGCGCTTATTCTGCGTCCGGGCTGCTCAAGGTGATGGAGAAAAAGCCGATAGAGAGGATAGGCGATAAGACGGTCATGCTGGCGGAAGAAGCTAAAAAAGCCCAGAACCAGATGAAAATCCTTATAACAAAACTGCTCCGGGGTAAATGCGGCGAGGGAAACACGGATAAGATCGTTGACGAGCTTGTAATGGGAAAATATACACACGACTATCCCCTGTTCCCGGACGATGTAAAAGCTTTGATGGGCGACTGCGTAAAGATCGGCATACCCGATAGCGTATATGACCTCATGCATTTCTATAAGATGGAGATGAGCAGCAGAAGGCCCGGTGTGGAATATATCCCCACCGCCGGACATCCGGAAGATGAAAAACAAAAATGATTTTTACCGACCAATTATTTTTTCAGTTCATTGACCGTCTTTTTCCTCTAAGGTATCTTCCCTTTTTTATAACTTAAATGAGTCTTTATGTAAAGCACTATAGACAAATTGTAAATCATACTTTCCAAAATGTAAAGTTTTATATACAAAAAGTAAAGTATATTTTACATGTAATAACATGAGTTTATGGTGAACGTATGTATGTGAACAGAAGAAAAGACGCAGAAAGCGAAAGAGTGAGGAGAAAGTACCTGCTGACCTTATCGGCAAGAAATGGTTTCGTCGCCGACGTATTATTGATGGCAGCGATAATGCTGATGATCAATATTGCAGGGTCTGGCATAAAAGCTTCCGACTTGCTGAACATACTCTTCTCCATCGGGTTTGCGACATTAGTGCTATCCTATTACTATTACAAGAAAAAGCTGGTATAGACCATGAAAAACAGAGTGAAGGAGCTAAGGGCTAAATTCGATATGACGCAGGAAGATCTTGCTTCAAAGGTGGGAGTATCGAGGCAGACAATAAACGCGATCGAGAAAGGGAAGTACGACCCTTCGCTTTCCCTTGCCTTCAAGCTGGCAAAGTGCTTCGAATGTAAGATAGAGGACATATTTGAAATGGAGGTTCAATGACATGTTTAAAACTGAAGAATCAAGAATATCGATCATAATATTATTGACGTTCGCGCTTTTGCTGCTGACGGGCATTTACCCGCAGTACGTGCTATACACTACCGTTGCATTCTTAATAGTCATAGCGGCCTTAACGGTGTATCAGAAAATCGTGAAGAAAAGGGTAATGAAATATGAGCAGTATGACGAGCGCACTGAAAGATGCTCATTGCTGGCCACTAGAAACGGCTTCTTAGTCGCAATAGTCATGATGGCTTTATCGGCCGTGCTGATCAAGCTCGGCTCTACGATGGATATGTTCGATATGCTCCAGATGATATGGGGGCTGAGCATAGGCACATATATGCTGTCATACCTGTATTACAAAAAAATGGATTAAAAAGTAGTGATTCCAAAGATGCTTCCAATTAAAATGGAGGATGATCAGGACCTGATCATGATGAGAAGCATCTTAAATCTCTTTATTGCGTTCAAAGCATGCGGGACGTTCGCCGGCATGATGATCATCTCGCCTTTTTTAAGATGGTTCGGCTTACCGCCAAGTATGATCTCTGCCTCGCCGTCCACGATGACCACCATGGCATTGAACGGCGCGGTATGCTCGCTCAATCCCTGGCCTTCGTCAAAAGCGAATAATGTCACGGTGCCTGTCGGCTTCCTGATGACTTCCCTGCTGACCACGGAGCCGTCCTGGTAGCTGATAAGCCCGTCCAGGTCTGATACCTTACCGATTAGCTCTTCGTTCCCCATTATTTTCCTCCTGATGATAATAATTACTAATTGGTTTAAGAATATAAAGCATGGCATTGCATCATTATGGCCAATGCCGGATAATATATGATCGAAAAAGTATCGTTAAGTCGGGCATGGGAAAGAGATGATGCAGAAAAATATAAAAAAATAAAAAAGAAATGCCCCGGTCAATAACCGGGCTCCAGGCTTTCTCCCTTTTTATAGTAAGGAAGGTACACAAGTTTCCTGGACACGACCTTAAGGTCATAGTCGAGCGACTGTAATACTCCCGGCTTTTCGGCCTCTATGGTTATGAATAAAAAGTCGGCCATATCGTCGGTCATGTCGATAGTTATCGTGCATGGCATGCGCTTTATGCCTCTGTCCATATTAGCACGGGCATAGTTTGGCGGGTCAAGTGTCAGCTTTTTTGCGATCTCCTTGTACCTTACGGGATCCGTCTCGAACGCAGGCAGCATCATGTCGATGCTTCCCGACGGGGAATCCCCCTTCAGGAAACCCACGAATCTCGACACGCTGCCTCCTTCTACGCGGGAATGCCTTACGTTAAAATTAACGCCCAGCTTCCAGAAAGGAAGGTACACCTTTTCACCGTCCATCTGCCGCCTGAACTCTCCTGCCTCGTACTCGACTATCGCCACGACCCCGTCGCGGGCCTGCATAGTGCCGCACCTGTCGCATAAAAATACAGTGTCCTTATCTTTGGTGTGCATCGGCGTGTTGCAGCCGGGGCAGACCACCGGAACGATCTTTGTCACTGGCATTACCTCCTTACCTTTATCTTTAGCATATCGGCCATTGCCTCGTTCCCGACGCCGCTGCCGCCGTTCCTGAAACCGAACTGGTATCCGCCCTTAACGTCGCCGGTGGTCATTTCCGAGCCGTGCCTGAAGAACATGAAAGCCCCGCCTGCGACCGACAGGCAGAATAGGATCACGAGTATGCCGAGACCTGACGAATCGTCCTGCACGTTCAAAAGAATACCCAGGCCAAGGCTTGTGCCGAACCCTCCTGCCGCCATACCCAGCGTCATAGCCACGCTTCGCCACATCGCATCTCCCGGAGCCCTTCCTGAAAGGACGCCGCCGGTGATACCGTCAACGGTCGCGAAGTACATACGCCCCGAATACTTGTACCTTACCATCCAGACAGGATAATAGATCAGCTCCATCTCTCCCGGGAATACATGGACTTTCGAGAACGTGATATGCGGGACTCCTGCGCTGTTAACTGCCGTCCGCCTTATCGACTCTACGGCCATTGCCTTTGAGTCGGACGGGGACGTCGTGACTTCAAATGTCGGTATGCTGCCTTCGTCATGGAGGACTGCTTTTCCGGCAAGATTTTTCAGGTGCTCTATGCCGATATCTCCAGCGTCGCACGCTACCTGGTTCCAGTTAAAGTCGCGCATCACCATCTTTTCCATCGGTATGCGTTCCGTGCGAGAATTCTTACCGTCGCCGCGAGTCTCTTCTCTCCAGCCGCAGACCCAGCCTGCCGCCCTTGCCGAGCACTTCCAGAATGGCACGTATATCGGATAACACTCAGTTATCTCAGCCTTCCGGGGGAGGTCCCTTGCCTTGAATCCTCCCTTCATCCACTTTTTAGCGGACGCTATCGCTTTGTCACGGTCAAGGTTGTTCGTGAACATGATCTTGCTTACGCCGCCGTCGCCTTCAACTGCAAGAAGCGATGAGCAGTAAGGGCATGATGTCGTACGGGACCCTTCCTCGATAGATAACGCTCCGCCGCAGGAAGGACAGTTCATGGATATCGATATTTCCATTTTAGAACCTCCTCACTATAGTGTATGCAGCGATGAATACCACAGGTATGGTCACCAGCGCAAGAGCGCCTCCGCATGCGAATCCCACAGGCCATAACAACACGCCTATCAGCCCCTCTATAAGGAACGCTATGAACGCGATAGCCGCGATTATAAAGTATGGCGCAGCCTTTCTCGTAGGGTAGTCTGTAGAGAATACCTCCCCGGAAGAGCCGTCTATGACCGCATCATACTTCCTGCCTTTATACTCATATTGTATCGTCCAGAGCGGGAAGAACACAAGGGCCTGCTCTTTAGCGGTGCCGGGCAGCTGCGGCAGATATGCCGCCATATCGATATCCGGCTTTAAAAGCTCGATGCCGCCGGCATCATAATTCTGGTCGAATATCTTGATGTCGCCTGCGGGCACCTTAAGGCTGTGAAGGCCCGGCAAGGTCGTGGACCTGGCCGGCTCGACCTGCACTTTTTCCTTGCCATCGACGTCCCTCTTAAAAAGGTAGACGGGGAAATACTGCTGCTTGAAGCTTATAATGCGGGCTGTGGCCTCAAGGTCTCTTGCCATAAGCGACCCGGCGGTCCATCTTTTAAATATACCCTGCGCGTTGGCCTGATCTATGAAATATGGCATTATATAGAAAAAGCCGGCTCCGCTCTTATCTATGAATATTTGCGTATCGCAGTATTTACATTTCGCGAACTTATCGCCCGAGTCGAAGGCTATCGGTGCACCGCATTTAGTACACTTTATTTCGGCCATACGTTCATCCTACCGGGCTTCCGCATTCGGGGCAGAACTTGCTCCCTGCTGCCAGCTTCGCATTGCATTTCGGACACGTACTCTCGCCTAATCTTTCGCCGCAATTTGCACAGAACTTAGCTCCCGGTGCTACGCCTGCGCCGCACTTCGGGCAGGCAGCCTGCTCCTGTTTGGTGCCGCAGGCCGGACAGAACTTGCTGCCCTGCGGTACGGCGGTGCCGCACTTAACGCATGGCACGCCGGAAGGCGCCGGCGCTGGTGCCGGAGCTGCGGCCTGAGCCGGTTGCTGTCCCGCCTGCCTCATCTGGTCGACCATCATATATCCCATGCCGAAGCCTGCGCCCACGCCTACTCCTGCGCCTGCCGCCCCTCCGGAAGGATTGACAGCGGCCTCGCGCATCGCCTGGCCGGTCTGGTACTGCATGTAGTTGGTGCCGAGAATGGACATCGAGGACCGCGCGTCGACGGCCTTCTGGACCTCTTCCGGCATCGTGATATAAAGACCCGATACCTTTTCGATCGATATGCCATACTGCTCATAATGGGACTTCGACCTCTCCAGGAATACCTGCTCGATATTCGTGAGGTTTGACGCAAGGTCTGCGACGCCAATACCCTTGTTCTTCAGGTCGCCTATCACGTCATAGAGCAGCATCACTATCTGCTCTTTTAGGCGTTCCTCGACTTCCATGGCCGTCTGGCAATTTAAAGTGCCCACGAACTGGTTTATGAAGTTCATCGGGATCGATACCTTGTACCTGAACTCTCCGAACACGCGGAGATTGACTATCCCGAACTCGTTATCCCTGAACACGTAAGGCTGCTTGCTGCCGAACTTGCCGTCGAATACCCTCTTCTGTATGTAAAAGACCTCGGCCGGCTGCTTTATACCGCCAATGGCTTTCAAGACCGCCCCTATTATGGGAGCGTCCAGGGAAGTCAGCGCATACCTGTCCGGCCGGTCTATGTATGCGAGAGCTTTGCCGTCCCTGTAGAATACGGCCATCTCATCTTCCCTTACCACGACCTGGTCAAAAAATTTTATATTGCGGGGAGCTTTCCACATCACGTTGTTGCGCTTCTCGTTATCTTCCCACGTGAGTGTCGTCGACCCGATAAAACTGTCTCTATTGCCGAAAAGTCCCATTTTTAAGCCTCCGTGTTAGTGATCAGTATCATTCTCTTCCTAAAAGTCTCCCGGAACTCGTTCAGCTTCGTATCGACATTAGCGATACCCGCCTTAATTCCCGCGGAGTCGCCCGAATCCACTACGGACTTCAGTTTCAATACTTCATTCTCGATCTCCACGATCGTAGAGACCTGGGCGTAGTCATATTCGTATAGTTTATTTATCTCATCCTCTTTGACCTGGATCTTAGCCGATATGCCCGAATATCCCTGCTCGGCATGCCTTACTTCGCCTTCGGTCGCTTTAAATTTATTTATCAGCGCACCCAGGCGGTCAAGATGCTCCAGCGACATGCTGTCAACGAGCACAGCCCTGCAGCCCTCAAGCCCTTTTCTGGCCCCCGCGATACGGTCCGCCATCTGCATCCTGAGCATATTATCCGCAGCTCTAAGATCTTCTCTGGCGCGGTACCCGCTGAACCCGGGGATAATGCTCTGGATCTTTGATATCAGACCCCTGTCCTCAACGACTTTTTCCCTCAAGTCTACCATAACATATAACTCCTGAACGAAGTACAATATCGCTTTTATTATTTACCGTGATAACTTTATTGTATATACTCTAAAGGGATATAATCCCGGTGATTAAATACTAGTCGTTATTGTTCATCCATAATCAATGTTTTTAAAACTAATTTACGTTTTATTGTAAATAAATATCGGGATAATATTGCCGGTTTTATTTTTGTCATAATTTATAATGTTAAAACAAAACTTTTATCTATAATGAATAATTGTTATAGAACAAAGGAGAGAATATGACTAAAGATCAGAGTAGTAATGATCCTACCTCTAGCCCGCCAGCATCGCTTTTAGCGAACCCGGCACCACTGGGGCTGATGGGCTTCGGCATGACGACCGTCTTGCTTAACCTGCACAACGCGAACTTCATATCGGCGACCGGCCTTGGAATGATACTGGCCATGGGGATATTCTATGGGGGACTTGCGCAGATAATAGCGGGCGTCATGGAGTTCAAGAAAGGAAACACGTTCGGGACCACTGCATTTACGTCATACGGGCTTTTCTGGATATCGCTCGTCGCGCTACTTGTACTTCCAGCGATAGGATGGGCTGAGCCGGTAGATAAGATCTCGATGGGCGCCTACCTTACTATGTGGGGATTGTTCACTGCATATATGTTCATAGGCACGCTCAAAAAGAACCGGGCGCTCCAGTTCGTTTTCGGGAGCCTGACGTTATTGTTCTTCATGCTCGCGATCGGCGACTTTACCGGGCTGGCATTGGTCAAGACGCTGGCAGGCCTGGAAGGCATAGTTTGCGGCTTATCCGCAATATACCTGGCATGCGCCGAAGTTCTTAACGAGACTTACGGCAGGAAATTATTGCCGATCTAAAACAATTTTTTTCTTTTTTCTGGCATGCTTGACGATAGTCTTATACCGTACCGGCCGCTAAACATCTGCCTATGCCACAATATTCCGGAGAGTAGATGGCCGGTAATGTGACAGGCCCTGTTCGCAGGATAAGAATGGGCTCTCAAATGTGATCCTGTTTAATAACGCTAAAAGACTATCCTTCTTATTTTCATCACTGCAAAGACGATGATCGGGGTCATCGAGATCACCAGCCATAAGAAAGCAGTAGATAACGACGTGCCCTCGGCAAAAAATCCGACTATGGGGAACACTACCATTATGGACATACTCGATAGCTGACCCTTAAATGCGAGCACGGTAGCCCTATTTTTTGAAGGTACCCTCGAGTTGATCAGTTCGCTCAGTATCGGCCAGAACGCTACCACAAAGATAGTGGCAATATACAATAAAACGACGCTGAATATGTTGTTAAGCAGGGCATAGATAATATAGGATATGAAAATAACGGCAGGGATAAGCACGAGCACGTTCTTTGTGCCGAACTTTTCCAGCAGGTATGCAAACTTTGCGCCCCCCGCGGCGAACAGCGAGTCTACGCTGAGGATGAGCCCGATAAGGTAAATGGGCACGGACATGGCCTCAAAATATTTTTGGCTATACATGTATATGGTGGCATCCACGATGGTAATTGCGGCAGATATGACAAGTAAGTATATAATAACAGGGTCCTTTTTGACGAGTTCGATAGACTTCGAAAATAGCCCGGTCACGTTCAGTCGTTCCCCCGGAGTATCGTTTTCCGATACGCCCCTGGTCTCGATGAAAAAGAACGCTGACGCCAATGCCAGTACCAGTATGACTATGGAAGCATAGTAAACGTACTCGAATGACGTGCTGGCGATAAACCCGCCCATGGCAATGCCGGCAGCCGTCGCCACGAACGATAACGCAAGGATGGTGCCGTAAACCTTTTTATAGTCTATCTCCTTTTTTGTGATCTTACATGTGTCATATGTTATCGACTCGGAGGCGTTGTTATACAGTATCAGTGACATCGCGCTCAGCGCGAAGCTTGCCGCGAAGCCGATAAAATCATATGAGAGCAGTATGATTATAAAGCTCAGTATTTTCATCACGGCGCTTAAAATAAGGCTCACTTTCCTGCCCAGTATGTCCGAGATGGCCCCTGCGGGGATACCGAACAGTAAAGAGGAAAGCTGGAAGACCGACTCAATAAGACCGATCTCTATTAGGCTCATTCCCCTGAAGCTTAAGAACAATACCCAGATACCTCGGTCCAGCATCATGTTCATGAGCATAGAATAAAGATAGTTGAGCTTGATGTTCCGGGTGATCTTTTCCTGTATAGCCATCTCTGTCATAGGAAGAGCCTGAGACTTAAGAAGAGACGCTGAGATATATATGTTTGCCGCACTTCCATAAAAAAGAAAAACGGGATCTTTACGGCAACACTACGGACATATTTATAAATTCAAGGTTCTTTCAGTGTGACCTTATCACTTTTTTTGCTCGCGAGGAGCTGGACTTTGCGCCCGTTCGTAAGGACTATGTCCCATACTTCGTTTGTGTGGTCATTCGAGCTAAGCACAACTGACTTACAATCAAGTCCCTGAGACGCCATGATGGACTTTACCTGGGCTTCTCCGCCCTTGTATTTACCCACCGTCACAGTCTTATTGATCTTTCCACTCATGCTATCACTTCTTTTAATATATGATCGCTGCTGACACTTCGCGTTCATCCGTGCCGCCCTGACGATCGAGCATCATACGCACGCTCCACGGATTTATAAGTATCGCTTCTCATGGCGTTTTTAGCGCTAAAAAAGCATAATATTAAAGTATTCATTCACGGAAGTAAAATGCTCACAGTATTACCAGCATACGTAGATATATCATCTTTACTCGTAAAAACAGGCGCAAATATTAAGTAAATAATGCCCTGATAAAAGTTATAAATATTTATTAAATATTTTAAAAATCAATAATGTACAAATAAGCACATATATGTATTATTTGGTAAGATAATGATGATAAATAAAAATAAATCCAAATTTACCCATTATAATATTAACTAAAAAGTAAATTCGCAAGAAATTAAAATTAGCATAAAATGATATTTATAAAGTTAAAATGGATATTAATTAATCGCTATTTCTGAAAAACAGTTAATTAAAGATAGGCGAAATTGAAATAAAAGGTTACTATAAATGCCTTTATGGTTTTATGCTTAAATATCATTTTTATTAACGATCAAACGCTTGCAAAAGTTTTATATTTTTTTAACCCTTACTCAACTTAATACAAGAAAAATTACTTGTTATGCTTTGCTATGTCATGCTATACCATATCAGGTACGGCGGTTACATAGGTGTAAATAGGAGGGTAATAAAGAAATGAAGAACAGCATAAAAGCATCCGTGCTTATAATAATGTTACTTGCAGCATGCGTATTCTTAAGCGGCTGCACGACGGAGACGCCGACGGCCACCCCGACGGCAGAACCGACGGCAACGGCAGAACCGGCAGGATTTACGACTTTGATCCCGGGAGTGCTCTCGGTCGCGACTGAGGCCCACTACCCGCCCTTCGAGAACATTAACACAACAACTAATGACTTCGAAGGATTCGACATTGACCTCATGAACGAGATAGCCAAGGAACTTGGCCTCGAGGTCCAGTACACTGACCATGCGTTCGACACCATAATCACCGCGGTCCAGGCAAAGAAGTTCGACTGCGCCATATCTGCATTCACCATCACCGGCGAGAGGCAGAAGATGATCGACTTCACCGACTGGTACTATGAGTCGAAGGGACAGGTCATCAGCGTAAAGGCTGACGACGACAGCATAAAGACCGCAGAGGACTTAGTCGGCAAGAAGGTCGCTGTCCAGCTCGGAACTGTCGGAGAAATGGTCACCAGGAACATCACTGGAATAAACCAGGGTGACATACAGTCCTACGCAAGCATGGGCGAGGCATTCATGGCCTTGAAGAAGGGAGAGGTAGTAGCCGTTATCGGTGACCACCCGGTATCTTACCCGTACATCAAGAAATACCCAGGCGACTACAAGTTCGTAGACACCCCGATGTCAGAGGTCGAGTACTTCGGCATTGTCGTCAATAAGGACAACCCGGGACTCACAGCAGCCATCAATGATGCCATTGCCAAGATCAAGGCCGATGGCAGATACGATGTAATGTACGACAAGTGGTTCGCACAGTAAATTAAGGGACATATGTCCCTTTTTCTTTTATTTTAAAACGGATAATATAATCATGATAATATTTCACTCTTATCGCTTAAATATCAATAAAAAAAGCTTTTATCAGAAAAACATATATAGAGTAACTTTAATTGTCGAGAGGGAAGGGATAAGACAATAGATAGGTGCGGTGGTTGAATGAACAAAAAACATAGAGGTTTGCGAGCGTTAAGCATAATTCTGTTACTACTGATCATAAGCCCCTTGTTAATGGGCGCGGCTTTTGGCCAATCGGGCACCTTGACCGTGAAGGTCAAGAACGATATGTTAAAGCCGATCGAAAATGCGAACATATACATCGATGGCTCTTTTGCCGGAACGACCAACGAGATCGGCGAGCTTATTATCAAGAACTTTCCATCCGGAAGCCATAATGTCACCGCAACCAAAGAAGGATTTGAAAATAAGACTTTTACGAGAGATCTTGTCTCAGGCACCCTGATCAATTTTGAGCTAAAACTTGCCAAGGATGGCTCTAGCGCCGATGCCG
The nucleotide sequence above comes from Methanooceanicella nereidis. Encoded proteins:
- a CDS encoding cupin domain-containing protein, translated to MGNEELIGKVSDLDGLISYQDGSVVSREVIRKPTGTVTLFAFDEGQGLSEHTAPFNAMVVIVDGEAEIILGGKPNHLKKGEMIIMPANVPHALNAIKRFKMLLIMIRS
- a CDS encoding basic amino acid ABC transporter substrate-binding protein codes for the protein MKNSIKASVLIIMLLAACVFLSGCTTETPTATPTAEPTATAEPAGFTTLIPGVLSVATEAHYPPFENINTTTNDFEGFDIDLMNEIAKELGLEVQYTDHAFDTIITAVQAKKFDCAISAFTITGERQKMIDFTDWYYESKGQVISVKADDDSIKTAEDLVGKKVAVQLGTVGEMVTRNITGINQGDIQSYASMGEAFMALKKGEVVAVIGDHPVSYPYIKKYPGDYKFVDTPMSEVEYFGIVVNKDNPGLTAAINDAIAKIKADGRYDVMYDKWFAQ
- a CDS encoding zinc ribbon domain-containing protein, producing MAEIKCTKCGAPIAFDSGDKFAKCKYCDTQIFIDKSGAGFFYIMPYFIDQANAQGIFKRWTAGSLMARDLEATARIISFKQQYFPVYLFKRDVDGKEKVQVEPARSTTLPGLHSLKVPAGDIKIFDQNYDAGGIELLKPDIDMAAYLPQLPGTAKEQALVFFPLWTIQYEYKGRKYDAVIDGSSGEVFSTDYPTRKAAPYFIIAAIAFIAFLIEGLIGVLLWPVGFACGGALALVTIPVVFIAAYTIVRRF
- a CDS encoding SDH family Clp fold serine proteinase, with translation MVIEDITAIAWSLLNNIWILLIIVLFVIPIIQRNLTNAARRRMLSKISRERGSRVITLIHRQEVIALLGIPLTRYIDIDDSEEVLRAIRTTPDDRPIDLILHTPGGVALAATQIALALREHPAKKTVIVPHFAMSGGTLISMAADEILMDPHAVLGPVDPQITDKNGAYSASGLLKVMEKKPIERIGDKTVMLAEEAKKAQNQMKILITKLLRGKCGEGNTDKIVDELVMGKYTHDYPLFPDDVKALMGDCVKIGIPDSVYDLMHFYKMEMSSRRPGVEYIPTAGHPEDEKQK
- a CDS encoding acetate uptake transporter — encoded protein: MTKDQSSNDPTSSPPASLLANPAPLGLMGFGMTTVLLNLHNANFISATGLGMILAMGIFYGGLAQIIAGVMEFKKGNTFGTTAFTSYGLFWISLVALLVLPAIGWAEPVDKISMGAYLTMWGLFTAYMFIGTLKKNRALQFVFGSLTLLFFMLAIGDFTGLALVKTLAGLEGIVCGLSAIYLACAEVLNETYGRKLLPI
- a CDS encoding MFS transporter encodes the protein MTEMAIQEKITRNIKLNYLYSMLMNMMLDRGIWVLFLSFRGMSLIEIGLIESVFQLSSLLFGIPAGAISDILGRKVSLILSAVMKILSFIIILLSYDFIGFAASFALSAMSLILYNNASESITYDTCKITKKEIDYKKVYGTILALSFVATAAGIAMGGFIASTSFEYVYYASIVILVLALASAFFFIETRGVSENDTPGERLNVTGLFSKSIELVKKDPVIIYLLVISAAITIVDATIYMYSQKYFEAMSVPIYLIGLILSVDSLFAAGGAKFAYLLEKFGTKNVLVLIPAVIFISYIIYALLNNIFSVVLLYIATIFVVAFWPILSELINSRVPSKNRATVLAFKGQLSSMSIMVVFPIVGFFAEGTSLSTAFLWLVISMTPIIVFAVMKIRRIVF
- a CDS encoding helix-turn-helix transcriptional regulator encodes the protein MKNRVKELRAKFDMTQEDLASKVGVSRQTINAIEKGKYDPSLSLAFKLAKCFECKIEDIFEMEVQ
- a CDS encoding SPFH domain-containing protein → MGLFGNRDSFIGSTTLTWEDNEKRNNVMWKAPRNIKFFDQVVVREDEMAVFYRDGKALAYIDRPDRYALTSLDAPIIGAVLKAIGGIKQPAEVFYIQKRVFDGKFGSKQPYVFRDNEFGIVNLRVFGEFRYKVSIPMNFINQFVGTLNCQTAMEVEERLKEQIVMLLYDVIGDLKNKGIGVADLASNLTNIEQVFLERSKSHYEQYGISIEKVSGLYITMPEEVQKAVDARSSMSILGTNYMQYQTGQAMREAAVNPSGGAAGAGVGVGAGFGMGYMMVDQMRQAGQQPAQAAAPAPAPAPSGVPCVKCGTAVPQGSKFCPACGTKQEQAACPKCGAGVAPGAKFCANCGERLGESTCPKCNAKLAAGSKFCPECGSPVG